The Mytilus trossulus isolate FHL-02 chromosome 3, PNRI_Mtr1.1.1.hap1, whole genome shotgun sequence genome contains a region encoding:
- the LOC134711395 gene encoding probable ATP-dependent RNA helicase DDX52 isoform X2 — MEGLQLFRKLGVGAKFDLKRFGKDAEKLKIISKDLSFQNTTLEKADRKETNELKRKNVDVDSTALLKKVKDSESESNSESDSSSSEDDSTSEPEPETELQILGKITSKGTEQRREKKKKVKTKEKLAALHQEEVNRIRNQHKIHIYGTDKPEPLKSFDDLVTNYKMSDDILKNIAKIGYTEPTPIQRQTIPAMLHRREIMACAPTGSGKTAAFILPIIHHLGKHSKHGFRALVLAPTRELAKQIYRDFQMISDGTGLKLHYIDKTVPENEGKSVKKFDILVSTPNRLIYQLNQDPPQIDLHTVEWLIVDESDKLFEEGKSGFRDQLAVIYKACDSKNVRRAMFSATFAYDVEQWCRLNLDNVIQVNVGARNSATQTVEQELQFVGTEFGKLFAIREIIHKGIQPPVLVFVQSKERAQELFNELIYDGMNVDAIHSGKTQAQRDEVVMKFRLGKVWILICTELMGRGIDFKGVNLVINYDFPNSAITYIHRIGRTGRAGRSGKAITFFTEDDKINLRSIANIMVEAGCPVPPYMLQMKKPTKKKRRRLAKRVPEREHISTALKADLEKAKRKRDIIRKVKLQKIEGSTVDKKKLRRLKAKSKNKSDVDNKNPTTQKGKKKTPKDAVEMKRSKQNISPNEKVKKFKQKKKNKLKNSK; from the exons ATTATTTCTAAGGATCTGAGCTTCCAGAATACAACATTAGAGAAAGCAGAcagaaaagaaacaaatgagctGAAGAGGAAAAATGTTGATGTAGATAGTACAGCTCTATTGAAAAAGGTTAAAg ATTCTGAATCTGAATCTAATTCTGAATCTGATTCCTCCTCCTCTGAAGATGACAGTACATCAGAGCCAGAGCCTGAAACAGAGCTTCAGATACTTGGGAAAATCACATCTAAAGGGACAGAACAAAGAAGGGAGAAGAAAAAGAAAGTCAAAACAAAGGAAAAGTTAGCAGCACTGCATCAAGAGGAG GTTAACAGAATAAGAAATCAgcataaaatacatatttatggAACTGATAAGCCAGAACCATTGAAGAGTTTTGATGATCTTGTAACTAACTACAAAATGTCAGATGAcatcttgaaaaatattgcTAAAATAGGGTACACAGAACCTACACCAATACAGAGACAGACTATACCAGCCATGCTGCAT AGAAGAGAGATTATGGCATGTGCTCCGACAGGATCTGGTAAAACAGCAGCATTTATCTTACCAATAATACATCATCTAGGAAAACATAGCAAACATGGGTTCAGAGCTTTAGTGCTTGCACCAACCAGGGAATtagccaaacaa ATTTACAGAGACTTTCAAATGATATCAGATGGAACTGGTCTAAAGTTAcattatatagataagactgtCCCAGAAAATGAAGGGAAGTCAGTAAAGAAATTTG ATATTCTTGTGTCAACACCTAACAGACTGATATATCAGTTAAATCAAGATCCACCTCAGATAGATTTACACAC GGTAGAATGGTTGATTGTTGATGAATCTGACAAGCTTTTTGAAGAAGGAAAATCAGGCTTCAGGGATCAG CTTGCCGTAATTTACAAGGCATGTGATTCTAAGAATGTAAGGAGAGCAATGTTTAGTGCCACTTTTGCTTATGATGTTGAACAATGGTGTCGACTGAATCTAGACAATGTCATACAGGTGAATGTGGGTGCAAG GAATTCAGCCACACAGACAGTAGAACAAGAGTTACAGTTTGTTGGAACTGAATTTGGAAAGCTATTTGCTATCAGGGAAATAATACataaa ggCATACAGCCTCCAGTACTAGTGTTTGTACAGTCTAAAGAAAGAGCTCAGGAATTGTTTAATGAGCTGATATACGACGGTATGAATGTTGATGCTATACATTCGGGCAAAACACAGGCACAG AGAGATGAAGTGGTCATGAAATTTCGACTTGGTAAAGTGTGGATTTTGATCTGTACAGAACTTATGGGTAGAGGAATAGATTTCAAGGGAGTTAACCTAGTCATTAATTATGATTTCCCAAACAGTGCAATAACCTATATTCATCGGATAG GTCGGACAGGCAGAGCTGGAAGATCTGGAAAGGCAATCACATTTTTCACAGAAGATGATAAGATAAATTTAAGAAG TATAGCAAATATAATGGTCGAAGCAGGATGTCCAGTTCCACCTTATatgttacaaatgaaaaaacctACGAA gaaaaaaagaagaagattaGCTAAAAGAGTACCAGAAAGGGAACATATTTCAACTGCACTGAAAGCAGATTTGGAAAAGGCAAAGAGAAAAAG gGATATCATCCGCAAAGTGAAGTTACAGAAGATAGAAGGTTCTACAgttgataaaaagaaattacgaAGACTTAAAGCAAAATCCAAAAATAAGTCAGATGTAGATAATAAAAATCCAACAACTCAAAAGGGGAAAAAGAAAACTCCAAAAGATGCAGTAGAGATGAAGagatcaaaacaaaacatttcgcCAAATGAAAAAGTGAAgaagtttaaacaaaaaaagaaaaacaaattaaaaaattccaaatga
- the LOC134711395 gene encoding probable ATP-dependent RNA helicase DDX52 isoform X1, which produces MEGLQLFRKLGVGAKFDLKRFGKDAEKLKIISKDLSFQNTTLEKADRKETNELKRKNVDVDSTALLKKVKVDSESESNSESDSSSSEDDSTSEPEPETELQILGKITSKGTEQRREKKKKVKTKEKLAALHQEEVNRIRNQHKIHIYGTDKPEPLKSFDDLVTNYKMSDDILKNIAKIGYTEPTPIQRQTIPAMLHRREIMACAPTGSGKTAAFILPIIHHLGKHSKHGFRALVLAPTRELAKQIYRDFQMISDGTGLKLHYIDKTVPENEGKSVKKFDILVSTPNRLIYQLNQDPPQIDLHTVEWLIVDESDKLFEEGKSGFRDQLAVIYKACDSKNVRRAMFSATFAYDVEQWCRLNLDNVIQVNVGARNSATQTVEQELQFVGTEFGKLFAIREIIHKGIQPPVLVFVQSKERAQELFNELIYDGMNVDAIHSGKTQAQRDEVVMKFRLGKVWILICTELMGRGIDFKGVNLVINYDFPNSAITYIHRIGRTGRAGRSGKAITFFTEDDKINLRSIANIMVEAGCPVPPYMLQMKKPTKKKRRRLAKRVPEREHISTALKADLEKAKRKRDIIRKVKLQKIEGSTVDKKKLRRLKAKSKNKSDVDNKNPTTQKGKKKTPKDAVEMKRSKQNISPNEKVKKFKQKKKNKLKNSK; this is translated from the exons ATTATTTCTAAGGATCTGAGCTTCCAGAATACAACATTAGAGAAAGCAGAcagaaaagaaacaaatgagctGAAGAGGAAAAATGTTGATGTAGATAGTACAGCTCTATTGAAAAAGGTTAAAg TAGATTCTGAATCTGAATCTAATTCTGAATCTGATTCCTCCTCCTCTGAAGATGACAGTACATCAGAGCCAGAGCCTGAAACAGAGCTTCAGATACTTGGGAAAATCACATCTAAAGGGACAGAACAAAGAAGGGAGAAGAAAAAGAAAGTCAAAACAAAGGAAAAGTTAGCAGCACTGCATCAAGAGGAG GTTAACAGAATAAGAAATCAgcataaaatacatatttatggAACTGATAAGCCAGAACCATTGAAGAGTTTTGATGATCTTGTAACTAACTACAAAATGTCAGATGAcatcttgaaaaatattgcTAAAATAGGGTACACAGAACCTACACCAATACAGAGACAGACTATACCAGCCATGCTGCAT AGAAGAGAGATTATGGCATGTGCTCCGACAGGATCTGGTAAAACAGCAGCATTTATCTTACCAATAATACATCATCTAGGAAAACATAGCAAACATGGGTTCAGAGCTTTAGTGCTTGCACCAACCAGGGAATtagccaaacaa ATTTACAGAGACTTTCAAATGATATCAGATGGAACTGGTCTAAAGTTAcattatatagataagactgtCCCAGAAAATGAAGGGAAGTCAGTAAAGAAATTTG ATATTCTTGTGTCAACACCTAACAGACTGATATATCAGTTAAATCAAGATCCACCTCAGATAGATTTACACAC GGTAGAATGGTTGATTGTTGATGAATCTGACAAGCTTTTTGAAGAAGGAAAATCAGGCTTCAGGGATCAG CTTGCCGTAATTTACAAGGCATGTGATTCTAAGAATGTAAGGAGAGCAATGTTTAGTGCCACTTTTGCTTATGATGTTGAACAATGGTGTCGACTGAATCTAGACAATGTCATACAGGTGAATGTGGGTGCAAG GAATTCAGCCACACAGACAGTAGAACAAGAGTTACAGTTTGTTGGAACTGAATTTGGAAAGCTATTTGCTATCAGGGAAATAATACataaa ggCATACAGCCTCCAGTACTAGTGTTTGTACAGTCTAAAGAAAGAGCTCAGGAATTGTTTAATGAGCTGATATACGACGGTATGAATGTTGATGCTATACATTCGGGCAAAACACAGGCACAG AGAGATGAAGTGGTCATGAAATTTCGACTTGGTAAAGTGTGGATTTTGATCTGTACAGAACTTATGGGTAGAGGAATAGATTTCAAGGGAGTTAACCTAGTCATTAATTATGATTTCCCAAACAGTGCAATAACCTATATTCATCGGATAG GTCGGACAGGCAGAGCTGGAAGATCTGGAAAGGCAATCACATTTTTCACAGAAGATGATAAGATAAATTTAAGAAG TATAGCAAATATAATGGTCGAAGCAGGATGTCCAGTTCCACCTTATatgttacaaatgaaaaaacctACGAA gaaaaaaagaagaagattaGCTAAAAGAGTACCAGAAAGGGAACATATTTCAACTGCACTGAAAGCAGATTTGGAAAAGGCAAAGAGAAAAAG gGATATCATCCGCAAAGTGAAGTTACAGAAGATAGAAGGTTCTACAgttgataaaaagaaattacgaAGACTTAAAGCAAAATCCAAAAATAAGTCAGATGTAGATAATAAAAATCCAACAACTCAAAAGGGGAAAAAGAAAACTCCAAAAGATGCAGTAGAGATGAAGagatcaaaacaaaacatttcgcCAAATGAAAAAGTGAAgaagtttaaacaaaaaaagaaaaacaaattaaaaaattccaaatga